In Selenomonas sp. TAMA-11512, a genomic segment contains:
- a CDS encoding FAD-dependent protein, producing the protein MIRIRNLALPFAWEGRLEEAVYDRLRFHAAAGKSGESEYKDVLKSVTLRRKGLDARRYKGKPIHYTYMVDVELASPSLEKQVLAKFRKDKDVERVEPERERTPAPIRARGEKPPVVVGFGPSGMFAALTLAEAGFSPIVLERGAQIEERQRLVSHFWETGELSPLSNVQFGEGGAGTFSDGKLTTRIQDPEVRRVLEAFVRAGAPEDILYLQKPHLGTDKLRGIVRRIREEIIRLGGTIRFGAHVTGLERKDGKVTALFINDEERMEMEAVFLGIGHSARDTYELLHRSGLPLEAKAFAVGVRIEHPQELIDAAQYREDAGHPMLPAADYALSYQDREAGRGVYSFCMCPGGEVVAAASEKGGVVTNGMSRYARATGIANAALVVTVTPEDFGGDPLAGIAFQRKYEQLAFTLAGGDYTAPVQSVGDFLAGKSGSADFLTTPTYRPRVKPLDLRDCLPGFVTKSLALALPHFDRKIAGFARDDVVMTGIETRTSAPCRIPRNRETLETIGLAGLYPIGEGAGYAGGIMSAAVDGRKAAQCFLKEKAANIFE; encoded by the coding sequence ATGATTAGGATACGAAATCTTGCGCTTCCCTTTGCTTGGGAGGGGCGTTTGGAGGAGGCGGTATATGATCGCCTCCGTTTCCATGCCGCCGCCGGTAAAAGCGGTGAAAGCGAATATAAAGACGTGCTGAAAAGCGTCACGCTGCGGCGCAAGGGACTGGATGCGCGGCGCTATAAAGGGAAGCCGATTCACTATACGTATATGGTGGACGTGGAGCTTGCCTCACCGTCGCTTGAAAAACAAGTGCTCGCGAAGTTCCGCAAGGACAAGGATGTCGAGCGCGTGGAGCCGGAGCGTGAACGCACGCCCGCGCCGATTCGGGCGCGCGGAGAAAAGCCGCCCGTCGTCGTCGGCTTCGGACCGTCTGGGATGTTTGCCGCGCTGACTTTGGCGGAAGCGGGCTTTTCGCCGATCGTGCTTGAGCGCGGCGCACAGATCGAGGAGAGGCAGAGGCTCGTTTCACACTTTTGGGAGACAGGCGAGCTCAGCCCCCTGTCGAATGTCCAGTTCGGCGAGGGCGGGGCGGGGACGTTTTCGGACGGAAAGCTCACGACACGCATACAGGATCCGGAGGTGCGCCGCGTCCTCGAGGCATTTGTCCGCGCGGGCGCGCCGGAGGACATCCTCTATCTCCAAAAGCCGCACCTCGGCACAGATAAGCTGCGCGGGATTGTCCGCCGCATCCGTGAAGAGATCATCCGCCTCGGCGGTACGATCCGCTTCGGCGCGCATGTCACGGGACTGGAGCGGAAGGACGGCAAAGTCACGGCGCTTTTTATCAACGACGAGGAGCGCATGGAGATGGAGGCCGTATTTCTCGGCATCGGCCATTCGGCGCGCGATACATACGAGCTGCTGCATCGAAGCGGCCTGCCGCTCGAGGCGAAGGCCTTTGCCGTCGGCGTGCGCATCGAGCATCCGCAGGAATTGATTGACGCGGCGCAGTATCGGGAGGATGCGGGACATCCGATGCTTCCCGCTGCCGACTATGCGCTGAGCTATCAGGATCGGGAGGCCGGTCGGGGCGTGTACTCCTTCTGCATGTGTCCCGGCGGCGAGGTCGTCGCCGCCGCGTCGGAAAAGGGCGGTGTCGTGACGAACGGCATGAGCCGATACGCGCGGGCGACGGGCATAGCGAATGCCGCCCTTGTCGTGACCGTTACGCCGGAGGATTTTGGCGGGGATCCGCTGGCGGGCATTGCCTTTCAGAGGAAGTACGAGCAGCTTGCGTTCACACTGGCGGGCGGAGATTATACGGCGCCCGTGCAGAGCGTCGGGGACTTCCTCGCGGGGAAGTCGGGTTCGGCGGACTTTCTGACGACGCCGACCTACCGGCCGCGCGTCAAGCCGCTCGATCTGCGCGACTGCCTGCCCGGATTCGTGACGAAGTCGCTGGCGCTTGCCCTGCCTCATTTTGACCGGAAGATTGCTGGGTTCGCAAGGGATGACGTCGTCATGACGGGCATTGAGACGCGCACCTCGGCGCCCTGCCGCATTCCCCGCAATCGGGAGACATTGGAGACAATCGGGCTCGCGGGGCTCTATCCCATAGGCGAAGGGGCCGGTTATGCGGGCGGCATCATGAGTGCCGCCGTCGACGGCCG